The following nucleotide sequence is from Candidatus Desulfatibia profunda.
CGGAGAAGGATAGTCTTTGATTCCAAACTTTTTGGCCAGTTTTATCTGGACCTTGCGAGATCTTCCCGAAATATCAAGCAGCAGTTCCCTGTTTACCATTCCCTCTTTTTCGGGGATGGTTTCCGGCAACCTTTTGGCGCTGAGCGGGCGCAGGATATAGCCGTCATATCCGGACTGTTTTTCGACATAACGCAAGGATTGCTTGTTCTGGGACATGGGGCGTTGACCGAGGACCTCCCCGCTGAAAAGAAAATCAAAACCGTCAGCACGCATCATGGTGCCTGCCAGCCGGAACATTAAGGCGTGGCAGTCCATGCAGGGGTTCATGTTTTTGCCATAGCCGCAATGAGGGTCTTTCAGCATTTTCAGATAAACCTGGGTAATGTTCTTGACGGTCAGGGGTATTCCCGTGGTATCTGATGCCAGTCGGGCCTTTTCGGATGAAAAAAAGGGGGTTTCGAAAGATACCCATTGCACTTCTATCCCCTGGTTGCGCAAAC
It contains:
- a CDS encoding tRNA 4-thiouridine(8) synthase ThiI, which produces MNLSFRKVRALGLCSGGLDSMLSALGLRNQGIEVQWVSFETPFFSSEKARLASDTTGIPLTVKNITQVYLKMLKDPHCGYGKNMNPCMDCHALMFRLAGTMMRADGFDFLFSGEVLGQRPMSQNKQSLRYVEKQSGYDGYILRPLSAKRLPETIPEKEGMVNRELLLDISGRSRKVQIKLAKKFGIKDYPSPAGGCLLTDKVYSGRLKDLFEHQKTYTEAELYLLGHGRHLRLDEHTKIIVGRTQQDNANIIKYHNPKVDTVIKVKNYPGPIVLMPRGGKKESLILAASICAGYSKASDLAPVEVQAVSPLGRETIKVLKIPPQEVKHLLI